The proteins below are encoded in one region of Podarcis raffonei isolate rPodRaf1 chromosome 6, rPodRaf1.pri, whole genome shotgun sequence:
- the LOC128415924 gene encoding potassium voltage-gated channel subfamily A member 3-like, translated as MDEHLSLLRSPAALSSGRHPRGGSSGGGAGVVVAGVVAVGSSHHNLGYSEQFFPEGALSGPGEGQEDDEEAVEEDVGDGELEGGMTVVGGEDPLLEETQHPHALLGGERYDHPSMAHTLPPPGHHQVGSGGDAGEHECCERVVINISGLRFETQLKTLAQFPETLLGDPRKRMRYFDPLRNEYFFDRNRPSFDAILYYYQSGGRIRRPVNVPIDIFSEEIRFYQLGEEAMEKFREDEGFIREEQRPLPEKEFQRQVWLLFEYPESSGPARGIAIVSVLVILISIVIFCLETLPEFRDDRDYDSTTGTFGTSGGPFVADIFPNSSSPATSMVSSFTDPFFVVETLCIIWFSFELLVRFFACPSKPTFSKNIMNIIDIVAIIPYFITLGTELAERQGNGQQAMSLAILRVIRLVRVFRIFKLSRHSKGLQILGQTLKASMRELGLLIFFLFIGVILFSSAVYFAEADDPTSSFSSIPDAFWWAVVTMTTVGYGDMHPVTIGGKIVGSLCAIAGVLTIALPVPVIVSNFNYFYHRETEGEEQAQYMHVGSCQHLSSTEELRKARSNSTLSKSEYMVIEEGGISNSAFKQAAFKTGNCTATNNPNCVNIKKIFTDV; from the coding sequence ATGGACGAGCACCTGAGCCTGCTGCGCTCGCCGGCCGCCCTGTCCTCCGGCAGGCACCCgaggggcggcagcagcggcggcggcgctggCGTCGTCGTCGCGGGCGTCGTCGCCGTGGGCAGCAGCCACCACAACTTGGGCTACAGTGAGCAGTTCTTCCCCGAAGGCGCGCTCTCGGGGCCCGGGGAAGGGCAGGAAGACGACGAGGAGGCCGTCGAGGAGGACGTGGGCGACGGGGAGCTGGAGGGGGGCATGACCGTGGTGGGGGGAGAGGACCCTCTGCTCGAGGAGACCCAGCACCCCCATGCCCTGCTGGGAGGAGAGCGCTACGACCACCCCTCGATGGCCCACACCCTGCCTCCCCCTGGCCATCACCAGGTGGGCAGTGGGGGGGACGCCGGGGAGCACGAGTGTTGCGAGCGGGTGGTGATCAACATCTCTGGTCTGCGCTTCGAGACCCAGCTCAAGACGCTCGCCCAGTTCCCCGAGACCCTGCTGGGGGACCCCCGCAAGAGGATGCGCTACTTTGACCCCCTCCGCAATGAGTATTTCTTTGACCGCAACCGACCCAGCTTTGATGCCATCCTATACTACTACCAGTCCGGAGGCCGCATCCGGCGCCCTGTCAACGTCCCCATTGACATCTTCTCAGAAGAAATCCGCTTCTACCAGTTGGGCGAGGAGGCCATGGAGAAATTCCGAGAAGATGAAGGTTTCATCCGTGAAGAGCAGAGACCTCTGCCCGAGAAGGAGTTCCAGCGCCAGGTGTGGCTCCTCTTTGAGTACCCGGAGAGCTCTGGACCAGCTCGGGGCATTGCGATTGTCTCAGTCTTAGTTATCCTCATCTCCATTGTCATTTTCTGCCTGGAAACCTTGCCTGAGTTCAGAGATGACCGTGACTATGACAGCACCACAGGGACATTTGGGACCAGTGGTGGACCTTTCGTGGCAGATATCTTCCCAAATTCCTCTTCTCCAGCAACCTCCATGGTGTCCTCTTTCACTGATCCTTTTTTTGTGGTGGAGACTCTGTGCATTATCTGGTTCTCCTTTGAGCTGCTTGTCCGTTTCTTTGCTTGTCCCAGCAAACCCACCTTCTCCAAGAACATTATGAACATAATTGACATTGTGGCTATTATTCCTTATTTCATCACCTTGGGCACTGAGCTGGCCGAGAGGCAGGGCAATGGTCAACAAGCGATGTCTCTGGCCATTCTCAGGGTCATCCGGTTAGTCAGAGTCTTCCGTATATTCAAGCTCTCTCGGCACTCCAAGGGGTTGCAGATCTTGGGGCAGACCCTCAAGGCCAGCATGAGGGAGCTGGGCTTGctcattttcttcctcttcattGGAGTTATCCTCTTTTCCAGTGCCGTCTACTTTGCAGAGGCTGATGATCCCACGTCCAGCTTCAGCAGTATCCCTGATGCCTTTTGGTGGGCTGTAGTGACCATGACTACAGTGGGTTATGGTGACATGCACCCAGTCACTATTGGGGGCAAAATAGTAGGGTCTCTCTGTGCCATAGCTGGGGTGCTGACCATTGCCTTGCCTGTGCCCGTGATAGTCTCCAACTTTAACTACTTTTATCACCGAGAAACGGAAGGTGAAGAACAAGCCCAGTATATGCATGTAGGAAGCTGCCAGCATCTCTCCTCCACTGAGGAGCTGAGGAAAGCTCGGAGCAATTCGACTCTCAGCAAGTCAGAGTACATGGTGATAGAAGAGGGAGGCATCAGCAACAGTGCATTCAAACAGGCTGCCTTCAAAACAGGCAACTGTACAGCCACAAACAATCCAAACTGTGTGAATATTAAAAAGATCTTTACGGATGTTTAA